The following is a genomic window from Nitrospira sp..
ATCTAGGCCTGTGCGATTTTCCCCATGCCCGCGACGGCCGAATTGTCTACCTGTGCTGGAAGCTTGGGGAGACCGAAATCCGTTGGTGGCATGAAGTGACCAGCGGGTATAAAGACCGTTGTCCGCTTGAAGATCCAGCATAGGCTCTAGACCAGATGAACCACACCAGATTTGCGCGATAAAGGATACTCGACGATGAAATTTGTGATTCTTGGATACGACGGCCCTGAGGGAGAAGCAAAACGGAAAATTCACCGCCCAGCCCATCTCGCCAATCTCGAGCCATTGGCGCAACAAGGCCGCGTCACTCTTGCCGGTCCGCTCACGGATAAAACCGGCAGCTTGATGGTATTAGAATTTGAGTCACAAGCTGAGGCTGAGCAGTTCGCCAACCAGGACCCCTATATGGTACATGGCGTCTTTGAGCGGGTTGAGGTTCACCCATTCATGCAGGTCTTACCCCAATAAATTGAGCATTTCTCCACTTCGCCCGCTTTACAACCTCTCTTCCTTGCCTCCCATCAGCATCTAAGCCCCAGCCCTACCTTGGACGCATTGTTCGGTCAAATCTCGCGCGGTCGCGGTATAGTTGCATTATGAATCATGCGACGTTGCTGCCCATCGCACATATCGCCCTCTCGTTAATCATTGCTTTTCTCGCCGCCACCAGCGCTACCGCAACCGAAACGACAATTGTAGCCGAAGGGCAATATGTCATGGCGGATGGCGACACCTTGGTTATGGCGGAAGACAAGGTCCTGCAACGCGCCCAACGCAAAGCCATTGAAGAAGCCGGCCTCTATCTAGAAGCCACTTCCCACGATTACGAAGCGGTTCGAAACGGAACGAGCACGCACGTCAGCTCTCTGGAGATTCGAACGCTTGCCGCAGCCATAACCAAGACAGAGATACTGGAATCCCGGCGCAGCTTCGAACGCGACCGACCGGTGTTTATGATTCGCATTCGAGCCATTGTGAATATGGAGCATCTCCAAGAAGCCATTCGGCGGTGGCGATCCGAAGAACAACTGACCGCGCACTTCAAACAATTACAAAGAGAAAACGCCGAACTCAAAGCGCAGCTCCGTGAGACACACTCCGCGCCATCAGGAGTACGTACGCTTATGATCCAGCCTCCAGGGCGCACCCAGCCGCAGGAGCAAGCGCACCACCTTGTGGAAAGCGCTGTCCGCTCGCACAGCCTTCGTCAGAAGATCGATCTCACCTCACAAGCCGCAACGTTAGATCCCCAGTCTGCAGCGCCACTGATAGTCAGAGGACAGACCTATCTCAAGATGGTTTCACTGGCCTACGCCAACAAATCTCGTCTCAGCGAATATGCTGAATACATCGATTATGCCCGGATGGATTTTGATCGAGCCCTTCTTTTGGACGCAGGAAATTCATGGGCACTCCTTGGGCAAGGAGATGTGAGCACGTGGCTGAACCAGACGGACGCGGCTGAAACCGCTTATACGAAGGCCTTGGAGATCGATCCGTTTTTCGATATCGCCCGGCAACGGCTCATTCGCGTTATGACCGCTCAGGCTCGCAAACTGATCTCAATGGCGCAATGGAATCCTGCCATGACGACACTCGATCGGATTCTGAATTCATCGGTCTCTGAGAGTTGGACCCCATCGCAAAAAGAGGCGTATTTCCTCCGAGGAGAACTCCATCAACAGCTGAATCAGCCCACACAAGCTATTGCTGATTTGAGTATCGTTATCGACATAGACCCCGCCCACGTCCAAGCTCTTTTGATGCGAGGCACTCTCTACAGAGAACAGCTCGAAGGCCGGCTCGCCAAAGAAGACTTTGAGCAAGCCTGTCTTCTTGGCGCTCTAACCGCCTGCGAACAGCTCCCCTGAACATGCACTTGGAAGAACTTGAATACGCGATGCGTTTTGACAAGGTACCATTCGGACCTGAATCACGACGGTATGTTTGACAAGGAAAAAGTCCGCCCCCTATAATGCCACCCGATTTATAGTCAGAATTATACGTTCAGGATGTGTGTTTGGCCGTCCCTAAAGGCCTAATATAACTCTGCCCGCATAGCCCAAAAGCTCAAGAAGGTGGGCCTTCTGTGAGGTTGCAGACGATGTGGAAAAAAGCTTAGAGTGTTGACAGGATTCACGAGTCGAAACTGAGTCGTTGCAGAGGATCTTCAACCTTTTGCCGGAGAGTAAGGCGTAATGAGTCAATACCGCGTGCTTCCAGGACCAGAACATTTTCTGCCCCCCGCTGCAGCCAGTATGGGCATTCGGTTGCCAAACCCTGGCGAAGCTCATATCAACGGCGTCATTACCTCCGAAGAAAAGGCCTATGAAGAAGCGGCCAAGCAATTCTTGATGGCCAAAGTGCCGACCCTCTTCCCCGGCCCCTTAGTACTCTGGGCTTGGAATGAAAAGGCCGCCAAGAAGGCCACGGCAATCCGCCATCTGTACGACACATTGAAGGAATGCGTGCAGCCCGGCCAGAAGCCTATGCTGATCCCCATGCCGGACTATCGCCCCAAATACCCCAAGATCAATCCTGAAGTTGAAATCAATCCCAACCATCCGAATCTGACGATCTGGCATAATAAGATCGATTGCTGCATGTTCATTGGCGTGCATTGCCACCAAGCGAATCTGTCGCTCAAAATTATTCGGGGCGGGACTTCATGCTACACGATTGCAATGTGTGCGCAGGCCGGCCATGAAGACGCGATGCTCTCATTCCGTGACGCATCCGTCGAAAAAATCATGACCCTGGCAGAGTGGGTGAGAAAGTTGAAAGGGACAGTCCAACCACGGCTGACGTCAGCCAAAAGCGGGGCTTCAAACTAAGTCGTTTGAACCTCTGCATAGCCCGAAAGGAGGCTGGGTCATGGCAGATATACACTCAGTCATTGGCACGAAGAACAAGAAGGGCCAGACATATACCGATACCTGGAAGCTGATGAACGAGGCTCCTCGGACGCCCTCGTTCTACACCGGGAGCGAAGTCATTAAAGAAGCGGTGCGTCGCGCCAGCTGCGACGTCATGATCGCCTATCCCATCACCCCGCAGAGCGAAGCGGCGGCCTTGATCGGCGAGCTCTTTGCCGAAGGGTATATTGGCGACTACTTCCGCGGCGAGAGCGAATTTGCCGTCATGTCGCAATGCGCGGGAGCGGCCTTCGGAGGCGCTCGCGTCTTCACGACAACCGCGGGACCTGGCACGATGCGCGCCATGGAGAATTTTCCCATGTGGTCCGGCGCCCGGCTGCCGATTCAAATGATCGTCACCTGTCGCGGCATCAATTCACCGCTATCGATTCAGCCCGACACACTCGAAATCGCCTATCTTTTGAACACCGGCATGCTGGTATGGCATGCGGAAACCGCGCAGGACTTTTTCGATTGGATTCTCAAAGGCTACATGGTGTCGGAAGAGCCGGATGTGCATTTGCCGCTCGCGCTCTGCTGCGACGGATTCTTTGTCACGCATACGAAGGACGTCGTAAACCTCACACCGGCCGACATGTGCTTACCGCCCTATGATCCATACCGTTCACCAGTTCCTTGCATGGATATGGAATGTCCGCCAGTCCGGATGATGCGCGATCCCTTCGTCATGAAGAGCAACTACATCAGTTACGCCACTCATGCCAGCTGGCAGCAGGAAGTCTGGGCGGCCGTGGAGCGCTCCAGAAAGCACTCCATCAAGTGGCTCAATGGGCTGATCGATGTGGAGAACGCGGATGCCGAGATCATGCTCCTCGCGTCAGGCACTGCGGTGTCGCAGAGCCGCGAGGCCATCCGCCTCCTCGAAGACGAAGGCGTCCGTTGCGGGCTCGTGAAGGTGAAGACCTTGCGCCCATGGCCGGAAGAAGAGATTCGCGAAGCCACGAAGAACGCCAAGCACATTTTCGTGCCGGAGTTTAACGTGACCGGCTGGCTGGCCAAAGAGCTCAAGGCAACGATTCCCAATCATGAGCGGGTGCATGCGGGTCCGCGCGTCGCTGGCGGCATGACGATGCCACCAGAAATTATCGTCAACGAAATCAAGACGACCTTGGGACTCAAAAAGTCCTTTGTCATGGCCGGACGCGGAAGCTGAGCAACCCACATCCAGAACCAGTTCGCATTGTGCTCGCGAACCTGAGGAGGCATATATGAGCAAAGAGAAAATTAAGATTTCTGAGGCCCTCTATGACATCATGCCGTCGGACTACCAGGATCTGGTGAAGAGCGCGACCTACGGCAAGGAAGATCGTGGATGGAAAGATATCGGCAACAACAAAGAACTCATCGAGCAGCACTCGCTCTGCGCCGGCTGCCCGGAGTCCATGGCATTCCGTTATATCCTGGCCTCGCTCCCCAATCCTGAAGACACCGTGATGGTCGGGTCCACCGGTTGCACCAGCTTGGTGTTTCCGATGGTGGCCGTGCATAACATCCACTCCCTGTTTGGCAATCAAAACGCCATCGCATCGGGATTGAAGCGCGCCCTCAGCGTCCGTTTCCCAGACCGCACAAAAGATGTCGTAGTTCTCGCCGGCGATGGCGCCACCGTCGACATCGGTCTCGACATGACCTTACAAGCCTGGTTCCGCCAGGAAAAGTTCACCACCATCTGCTTCGACAACGAGCTCTATGCCAACACAGGTGGCCAAGAGAGCGGGTTGATGCAGAAAGGTTTCGTCGCCAAAATGGCTCCTGTTGGCAAGCTGTTCGACAAGGTACGGCTGCCTGAGATTGCCCGTGAATCCGGCTGTCACTATGTCGTTAACTGCACGGTCAGCAAGCCGTCTTTGGTCGAAAAAGTCATCCGGAACGCCGTCCATATCGCTCGTGAAATTGGACCGACCTATCTCCAGCTTTACACCCCCTGCATTCTGGAAATCGGCAAGAACAGCATGGAAGGCCTCCAGGAAATGCGCGATTCGGAAAAGCCGACCGAGCGTTTCGCCTATAAAGAATACGTCAGCGAGCCGGCCAAGCAATTGCTGGCTGAGCTAGCGGCGAAGGATAAAGAGCGGAAAGCGGCTGCCAAGCAATTGGCCGGGAAAGCCTAACGAAACCGGAGGTTGTTCATGATTAAGAAGCGAATCAATATCCGGATGTCTGGCTTAGGCGGACAAGGCGCGGTCACCGCAGCCCATGTCTTGGCCATGGCCGCCAACCGGGACGGAAAGTTTTCAATTTCCAACCCATTTTTTGGCGCCGAGAAGCGGATGGCACCGGCTGAGAGCTATTGCCGTATCGGAATCGAACGGATCTATGATCGAGGCGAGTTGGTGTTCCCGGATGTAATCCAGGTGTTTCACCCCCAGGTTATCACGATGGGGAAAAGCTACACCATGCCGTTCTATTCTGGCGTGAAGGAAGGCGGCATCGTCATCATCAACTCCGCCGAGCCGCTTCTGTCGGAAGAAGATATCGAAAGGCTCAAAGACTTAAACGTCGCCTTGTTCTACATCGCCGGCACCGAGCTCGCCATTGAAGTGGCCGGCACCGAGCTATCCACAAACATGGCCATGATCGGCGCTGTTTCCGGTATCACCAAGTGCGTCTCCATGGAATCCTTGGATGGCGCGCTGCAAGAGCGATTCGGAAAGAAATTTGTCGCCTCTGGCGGTACGGCCTCATTGGACGAAGCGATCAAGAAAAAATTCGCCAAGAAAGAGATGTTGCTGGCTAAGAATCTGGCAACCGTCAAGGCAGCCTACGAGATAGCCAGCGAATGGGCGGACAAGAATAAGATTGAGTTGAAAGTCGGCAATCCTGCCGTTGCAGCGTAACAGAAGGAACTGCGTCGCATGTATAACGTAGCGCAAGTCATCGATGAGAAGTGCACGGCCAAGAAGGGCTGCCGTCTTTGCATCATGTATTGCCCGGAAGCCAACTGTCTGGACCTGAATTCCAGCAAAATGGTTGCTGAGGTCCATATTGATCGCTGCAAGGGCTGTGAACTGTGCGTCGTCGTTTGCGACGCCGCCAAGCACAATGCGATTGAGATGCAAGCCGTCAGCGCCACCGGTCAACTGATCGCAAAAAAAGGCGAATCGGCAGCGCTGGGACAAGCCTACCAAGGCTAATCCTCTGCGATGCGAATAGCGGGAAACCCCATAGCGTCCGCGCTATGGGGTTTTTTGTTGAGAAACGAGGTGGCCATGAACGACGAAGACAATGTGATCGACGAACTGCTCAGTGAAATTTCCGGCTTGATCGCGCAATACCCCAAAGCCATCGAACGGCGCGCCGCTCAGATCCAGGCAACGGGGAAAGACCCGGAACTGGTCGACAAGCTCATCAAGGCAGCCGATACGATGCGAGATAGCGGGAATCTCTATCTGACCTGGGCGAAACACTATGCCGCGCTCGCCGACGGCAATACGGATGCGTCTTCAGATGAAGATGAAACTGAGGACTTTGACGTCTAAAAAAGACTCCCTCTCAGCAAGAAGTTTTGCTAGAATGGGGCCCGCTTCCATTGAACCCCACGTTCCCCGGTAGCTCAGTTGGTAGAGCAGCCGGCTGTTAACCGGCTGGTCGCAGGTTCGAGTCCTGCCCGGGGAGCCAATAAATAAAGAGAGGGCTGGCGGCAACAGGCCGTCAGCCCTCTCTTATTTCGCAGCCCATCGCTAGGCCTTGAGCGTAGCGGGATTCTATCTGGTCGCACGGGCGGCAACGCCGCTTTTCAACACAATCTCACAGATATGATCCAGCCGCTCGACATGTTCGTATGCCGCCCATGGATCGTTTGCAACTGCGCACACTCCGTGATTGGCCTGTCCCACAATATCGAATTCCAGCGTTCCATCCTTCTTCAACCCAAAACATTCTGCCGTCACGTCGGCCAGATCGCGTGAAAGCGCCGGCAAGGCGGGCACGGTTCGCCCGACGCGGGTATAGCGCGAGATCTCCGGGAACTCAGCGCTCATAGCCTGTAAATCCACCCCCGCATAAATCGCTGCGACAATGTGAGTCGCATGCACATGGACCACCGTTCGTGTCTTTTTGGAATCCCGTTGAAGATTCCAATGCATCCACAATTCACCCGAGGGTTGTTGGTCGTCTCGAACTTTCGGGATCGAAAGACCGGTCTCAGGGTCGTTGACGATTTCGAGCCTGACGACATGTTCAGGATGAATAATCGTCTTTCGCCACCCGGAGGGAGTGATATACAAATACTTCCCTTCCCGCTTCCGCATGCTGATATTGCCGTCTCTGGTCGTAATCCACCCCCGCTCATACACCCGCCGCATCACATCGCCAATTGCCGTTAACATGCCCGCCTCCTTTGCCAATCGCCCAGACTCCGTTATCGGTCTATATACATCCCCTCTTGAGATCCCCAACTCAACCCTATCACAGGAAGTTCTTGATCCATATCGCATCGATATTGGATATGATGGGGTGAATATGCGCAACGCCCATTCTTTTACTCCTCTATTTTTTCTTCATAACGCGCATCTCATGACGCTTGCGCCGCGCTATTGGCCGAGAGCAACCTCCCTGAGCGGGATCCCGCAAACTGAGCGCCTCTTCACCACCGAACCTGGCACACAGCTCCTCGGATTCTGTCACTGGCAGCCACGCGCTTTGGAATCGCCCACCCTCATTCTCGTTCACGGCCTAGAGGGCTGCGCGGACTCGCACTACATGCGAGGGATCGCGGCCAAGGCCTATCGGCGTGGGTTCAACGTCCTGCGGATAAACCAACGCACCTGCGGCGGCACCGAGCACCTCACTCCAACGCTCTATAACAGCGGGCTCAGCAGCGATTATCGCGAGATCGTCAGAGAACTGGCGACAGTAGACCGCCTGACGCATATCTGGCTCATCGGCTATTCGATGGGAGGCAATCTTGTGCTGAAAGCGGCCGGCGAAATCGAGGCCTCCCTACCTGCCCTCGCAGGAGTCGCCGCCGTATGCCCGAACATCGACCCGACCCAATGCGTGGCGGCCTTGGAGCAACCCAGGAACTGGATCTATCACCAGCACTTCCTCTCACGCCTCAAAGCGCGAATGAAGCGGAAGGCCGCGCTCACTCCTGGCAAATGGAATCTGAATGCATTGCGCTCAATGAAGACGATCAGCCAATTCGACGATTACTACACCGCCCGCGACGGAGGATATCGGAATGGCGCAGACTACTACGACCGCGCAGGAGCCCGGCATGTGCTGCATCGCATTGCCGTCCCGACATTGATTATTACCGCCCAGGACGATCCATTTATTCCCTACTCGCTCTTCGCCAGCCCTGCACTCGCCGACAACCGACATATCGCTCTGCTGGCGCCTCGCCACGGCGGACATTGCGGATTCTTTAGCGCGAGCCCAGCCGGTGAAGACTGTTATTGGGCGGAAAACAGAATTATCGAGTTTGCGAGTCGAGGCCGCAGCTGAGGTAGCAGCCTTGCTAAAAAGCCGCTACTGAACACCTATCCGCTAGATAGCTTTTTTCAATCGACGAGGAGCCGCCGCAGCGACAAGCGGGGCGCAGGTTCTAATCCATGTCGCAATAAGCCATGCAATCGCCGCCACAATCCCCACGATAAAAATCCAATTATAGATTCTCTTGGCGGATTTATTCAGAAACGGGTCGCTCACTAGTAACAAGACGCCATACGCCAGAATCACCGTCGCCAGCGTCGTGACCGGAAGAATCAGCGCGCGATACGGCGCGAGCCATTTCCAATCCTCGGAAGGGTCCGCCGCAGCCTGCCGGGCGCCGAACCAAGCCAGGACAATCGTGCTGCCATACCCGAGAAACTGCACCAGATCGGAGGCGGCTAACTTTCCCACAGCCGTCTCGCGAAAGAGCGGGACCTGTCCAAGGATCAGGGCAAATGTGCATGAGAGCAGCATCGCCACACCGTATTGCATCATCCATGTCCGCGCTTTCATCGTAAGCCTCCTGCCGAACGCGTGAGCAATCGCCCATGCCCGCCAAGCATACCATTCTACCGGCGATTTCCTAGGATCAACGCATTCCGAGCCGCGAGAATTCGAGGGAAAGCGGATTCTTCAGGGAGACTGTAAGTAGGTGCGAACGTCCTGAACGTAGGTTTTGAACGGATCGGGCATGGGAAACGGCGTGCGGCCTTGGACCTGAACGATTGACCAATTGATGACATAGTCCGGAAAGAATCGCTCATCGGAGGCCGAGCCACTTGGCTCCAAGCCAGAGCCGGCCGCCAGCAAATGTCGAACCAATTCACCTCGGCCAAACGCCCGCGTGTTGCGGGGAGGGTGTTCCATCGCGAGGGCAATCGCCTTATCCGTTGTCATACGGGGTACTCGGCCCTCTTCGAGCAGCCCGAAATAGAGGCCTCGGTCCGCATGCAAATTATGATATTCGAGATCGAGACTCTTAAGCGCCGGATCCTGCCAGTCCAGCTGCTCAGCCTCGCGAAAAGATTCCAGCAGCCACAACTTAGAAGCCCAATCGAGGCGCCCCACTAGCTTAGTATAGTCGCCACGCAAATCCCTGAGGACTGACTCCCACTGGTCAAGCACCCAATCCGTCTCCTCATCCTGCCCGGCATAGGCTTCTCGTGCAGCCGCGAGGAATTGTTCTTGAACATCGATCGCTGAGATTGTCCGGCCCGATTGCAACCGCACAATCCACTGGCGCTCCTGATCTTGGGAGATCTCTTGCAGGGTTTCGACCGGCTCATCGAGTTCCAGCCCGGCCGGCGCCTTCCCCTCTTCGATCAACTGCAAGACTAATCCTGTCGTGCCCATCTTGAGCGCCGTGGCGACCTCGGCCATGTTCGAATCGCCGAGCAACAGATGAATGCGCCGGTATTGATTGGGATCCGCCAGCGGCTCATCCCGCGTATTGACGATGGCCCGGTTCTGCTGCACCCATTCGAAGAAGTCGTTCACGATATGATCGGCCCGCTGTGAAATCTGAAAAGGAATCGCCGGCTGTGGCGCATGCGACCGGAGCGCCCCACGCGGCACAATCAGGCGATCCATTTGGATCCAGGCATCTTGCGGACTGGCCGCGCCAATACGCCCCGATCCGGTGAAAATCTGCCGCGTGACCAGGAACGTGACAAGCGGACTCAAGCCGCGACGGCTGAATGGAAACCGCCGGGTGACCAGATAATTTTCATGCGATCCAAACGTGGCGTCCGTTTCATGATCGATGTTGTTCTTGATCAGTGAAATCGTGTCGCCGAACCCAAGCGTCTCGATCGTCTCCTGCAGAAGCTGATCGCCGGCCCGGTCGACTGCGATCAGATCGACGAGCGACTGGCATTCAGGCGAGGCGTACTCCAGGTGGCCCATGTCGAGATACATCCGCCCGGCATTGGTCAGAAAGCCCCCGTTCCCAGGCGGCTCGTCATGCCCGCGATGATGGAGGTCCAAAACGCCCCGGCGCTGGGTATGAAAGAGATGATCGCGAATCTGGTGGGCAAACCACGTCGGCGAGTGATCGGGGCGATCCTGGTTGACCAGAAGTCCGTACTCCGTTTCCAGTCCGAATATACGATTCAGCATATTAGCCAGCAAGGAGGGCTTGGAAATCGCCCGGAAGCACGCGCGCCAACTCAGCCGGTTTCAGGGCGCGATACTTGGACGAACCGGCCTGTTGCCGTTCCAAGACCGCGCATTCCAGCGTCCTCTCTACCAGCACCTCACGGAGATGTGCGAGCAAGGCGGCCTGATCGGGAATCGAGGCAGCCGTTTCACGACGGTCCTCTGCCCCACTATCAGCTGAGGCCTCGGCCGAATCCTGTTGATGCGCAAGCGACCCGATTGCCCAAGCGCGCAGTGCCAGCAGCAAGCCCTGCTGAAGCGGGCAGGGCGATACAGCCTGCGCTTTCAGATACTCTTGCATGCGAGTCTGCGCCTGCTTCGTTGCGGCCAGCACGGCAAAATCCCTGCGCTCGTCGAACGTTCCGTCATAGTTGATCGTGAGCAAAGTATCCTTCTCCGGCTTCTGGCCCAACTCGGCCAGGAGAATTCTCACGATGAACGGCGCTTTATACACCTCTTCAAACGCCTGCTTAATCACCGGCGCAATCCCGTACTTCACCAGGCGCGAGCCGGTGACATCCGACGGAGACCGATTGAACCCCTCCGTATGGGCCATCTCCAACAAACTGAATCGAAGCTTTTCCAAATCTGCCGGGTGGCCCATGCCTCCCAGAGCAATACGATCGTAAATCTCGTACAGCTTCGGCGTGCCCTTGCTGGCCGTCGTCAGGAGGATGCCTCCATCGTAGCCTAGAGCCACCACAGGACTCCCCTGCCGAAACTGCTCATCCAGATACGTCCGGCGATTGCCGACCGCCTCTACCCACCGATACGGCTCTTCATACATGGCGCGATACCTTCGTTTCGAACAGTTGTTTCAACGTGGAGTCCGGGACCGTCCTCAGCCCTTCCTGCGTAATGAACTTGACGACCGGATAGAGGCTCGCCTCCCGATTCACTCCGCCGGTTGCCGAATCGAACTCCGCCGCGCTGGTTAAGAGGCGCAACGCCTGAACCGTCGCCTCTTCCTCTGTAAGCGCGGCCAGCGGACGCTCGCCCCAGGTATTCACGTAGTGCAAGATGCCGCGAATCGTCGGCGAGCCAGAACCCGACACCGCATATTCGACTCCCTCGAACTCAGCGCCGAGAATATCGTAAAAATAGAT
Proteins encoded in this region:
- a CDS encoding Ferredoxin oxidoreductase (MaGe:77309097) encodes the protein MSKEKIKISEALYDIMPSDYQDLVKSATYGKEDRGWKDIGNNKELIEQHSLCAGCPESMAFRYILASLPNPEDTVMVGSTGCTSLVFPMVAVHNIHSLFGNQNAIASGLKRALSVRFPDRTKDVVVLAGDGATVDIGLDMTLQAWFRQEKFTTICFDNELYANTGGQESGLMQKGFVAKMAPVGKLFDKVRLPEIARESGCHYVVNCTVSKPSLVEKVIRNAVHIAREIGPTYLQLYTPCILEIGKNSMEGLQEMRDSEKPTERFAYKEYVSEPAKQLLAELAAKDKERKAAAKQLAGKA
- a CDS encoding Alpha/beta fold hydrolase (MaGe:77309102), which gives rise to MRNAHSFTPLFFLHNAHLMTLAPRYWPRATSLSGIPQTERLFTTEPGTQLLGFCHWQPRALESPTLILVHGLEGCADSHYMRGIAAKAYRRGFNVLRINQRTCGGTEHLTPTLYNSGLSSDYREIVRELATVDRLTHIWLIGYSMGGNLVLKAAGEIEASLPALAGVAAVCPNIDPTQCVAALEQPRNWIYHQHFLSRLKARMKRKAALTPGKWNLNALRSMKTISQFDDYYTARDGGYRNGADYYDRAGARHVLHRIAVPTLIITAQDDPFIPYSLFASPALADNRHIALLAPRHGGHCGFFSASPAGEDCYWAENRIIEFASRGRS
- a CDS encoding Pyruvate:ferredoxin oxidoreductase gamma subunit (MaGe:77309098) encodes the protein MIKKRINIRMSGLGGQGAVTAAHVLAMAANRDGKFSISNPFFGAEKRMAPAESYCRIGIERIYDRGELVFPDVIQVFHPQVITMGKSYTMPFYSGVKEGGIVIINSAEPLLSEEDIERLKDLNVALFYIAGTELAIEVAGTELSTNMAMIGAVSGITKCVSMESLDGALQERFGKKFVASGGTASLDEAIKKKFAKKEMLLAKNLATVKAAYEIASEWADKNKIELKVGNPAVAA
- a CDS encoding Carbon monoxide dehydrogenase (MaGe:77309095); this encodes MSQYRVLPGPEHFLPPAAASMGIRLPNPGEAHINGVITSEEKAYEEAAKQFLMAKVPTLFPGPLVLWAWNEKAAKKATAIRHLYDTLKECVQPGQKPMLIPMPDYRPKYPKINPEVEINPNHPNLTIWHNKIDCCMFIGVHCHQANLSLKIIRGGTSCYTIAMCAQAGHEDAMLSFRDASVEKIMTLAEWVRKLKGTVQPRLTSAKSGASN
- a CDS encoding Class II aldolase/adducin family protein (MaGe:77309101) is translated as MLTAIGDVMRRVYERGWITTRDGNISMRKREGKYLYITPSGWRKTIIHPEHVVRLEIVNDPETGLSIPKVRDDQQPSGELWMHWNLQRDSKKTRTVVHVHATHIVAAIYAGVDLQAMSAEFPEISRYTRVGRTVPALPALSRDLADVTAECFGLKKDGTLEFDIVGQANHGVCAVANDPWAAYEHVERLDHICEIVLKSGVAARATR
- a CDS encoding Protein YciI (MaGe:77309093), whose translation is MKFVILGYDGPEGEAKRKIHRPAHLANLEPLAQQGRVTLAGPLTDKTGSLMVLEFESQAEAEQFANQDPYMVHGVFERVEVHPFMQVLPQ
- a CDS encoding Pup--protein ligase (MaGe:77309104); its protein translation is MLNRIFGLETEYGLLVNQDRPDHSPTWFAHQIRDHLFHTQRRGVLDLHHRGHDEPPGNGGFLTNAGRMYLDMGHLEYASPECQSLVDLIAVDRAGDQLLQETIETLGFGDTISLIKNNIDHETDATFGSHENYLVTRRFPFSRRGLSPLVTFLVTRQIFTGSGRIGAASPQDAWIQMDRLIVPRGALRSHAPQPAIPFQISQRADHIVNDFFEWVQQNRAIVNTRDEPLADPNQYRRIHLLLGDSNMAEVATALKMGTTGLVLQLIEEGKAPAGLELDEPVETLQEISQDQERQWIVRLQSGRTISAIDVQEQFLAAAREAYAGQDEETDWVLDQWESVLRDLRGDYTKLVGRLDWASKLWLLESFREAEQLDWQDPALKSLDLEYHNLHADRGLYFGLLEEGRVPRMTTDKAIALAMEHPPRNTRAFGRGELVRHLLAAGSGLEPSGSASDERFFPDYVINWSIVQVQGRTPFPMPDPFKTYVQDVRTYLQSP
- a CDS encoding Pyruvate:ferredoxin oxidoreductase, alpha subunit (MaGe:77309096) is translated as MADIHSVIGTKNKKGQTYTDTWKLMNEAPRTPSFYTGSEVIKEAVRRASCDVMIAYPITPQSEAAALIGELFAEGYIGDYFRGESEFAVMSQCAGAAFGGARVFTTTAGPGTMRAMENFPMWSGARLPIQMIVTCRGINSPLSIQPDTLEIAYLLNTGMLVWHAETAQDFFDWILKGYMVSEEPDVHLPLALCCDGFFVTHTKDVVNLTPADMCLPPYDPYRSPVPCMDMECPPVRMMRDPFVMKSNYISYATHASWQQEVWAAVERSRKHSIKWLNGLIDVENADAEIMLLASGTAVSQSREAIRLLEDEGVRCGLVKVKTLRPWPEEEIREATKNAKHIFVPEFNVTGWLAKELKATIPNHERVHAGPRVAGGMTMPPEIIVNEIKTTLGLKKSFVMAGRGS
- a CDS encoding Pyruvate:ferredoxin oxidoreductase epsilon subunit (MaGe:77309099), producing the protein MYNVAQVIDEKCTAKKGCRLCIMYCPEANCLDLNSSKMVAEVHIDRCKGCELCVVVCDAAKHNAIEMQAVSATGQLIAKKGESAALGQAYQG
- a CDS encoding Tetratricopeptide repeat protein (MaGe:77309094), which gives rise to MNHATLLPIAHIALSLIIAFLAATSATATETTIVAEGQYVMADGDTLVMAEDKVLQRAQRKAIEEAGLYLEATSHDYEAVRNGTSTHVSSLEIRTLAAAITKTEILESRRSFERDRPVFMIRIRAIVNMEHLQEAIRRWRSEEQLTAHFKQLQRENAELKAQLRETHSAPSGVRTLMIQPPGRTQPQEQAHHLVESAVRSHSLRQKIDLTSQAATLDPQSAAPLIVRGQTYLKMVSLAYANKSRLSEYAEYIDYARMDFDRALLLDAGNSWALLGQGDVSTWLNQTDAAETAYTKALEIDPFFDIARQRLIRVMTAQARKLISMAQWNPAMTTLDRILNSSVSESWTPSQKEAYFLRGELHQQLNQPTQAIADLSIVIDIDPAHVQALLMRGTLYREQLEGRLAKEDFEQACLLGALTACEQLP
- a CDS encoding conserved membrane protein of unknown function (Evidence 4 : Unknown function but conserved in other organisms; MaGe:77309103) gives rise to the protein MKARTWMMQYGVAMLLSCTFALILGQVPLFRETAVGKLAASDLVQFLGYGSTIVLAWFGARQAAADPSEDWKWLAPYRALILPVTTLATVILAYGVLLLVSDPFLNKSAKRIYNWIFIVGIVAAIAWLIATWIRTCAPLVAAAAPRRLKKAI
- a CDS encoding hypothetical protein (Evidence 4 : Unknown function but conserved in other organisms; MaGe:77309100) produces the protein MNDEDNVIDELLSEISGLIAQYPKAIERRAAQIQATGKDPELVDKLIKAADTMRDSGNLYLTWAKHYAALADGNTDASSDEDETEDFDV